The DNA sequence aatattatatatttctgtataaTATGTATCTAAAGAAGCAATTCCAAGGAACACACCTATGTTGTTAAGTGAGATATAGCTATGtagtatgttgttgaaggctttcatggctgaaattactgggttgctgggctgtatggctatgttccaaaagcaaacttttgtctgtttgagttctttctcccaccctggacattccacagatagctAAACCcaacttgtttccaacagaccttacaatctctgtgaaatgtcagaagagaatgcttctggaacatggccatacaggccgaaaaactcacagtaaccctgtCTATGTAATCTTCACTTTGCCAGCATGCTTTGTGATACATATATATTACTTTCTGCATTCGTCATTATGTCTGTCTCTCTGTTATGAAATAATAACATCTCCCTCTAGTGGTCAATCTCAACAAAACTTTGTTTTCACACTTAACCACAAGTTTTCTGGTGTAggcaaaaggtttcccctgacgttaagtccagtcatgtctgactctgggggttggtgctcatctccatttctaagccgaagagacctccaaggtcatgtggccagcatgactgcgtggagtgccgttaccttcccaccgtagcagtacctattgatctactcacattggcatgttttcaaactgctaggttggcagaagctggagtaacagcgggtgctcactccactcccgggatttgaacctggtgtAGGATTTGCACAATAGTAGTCATCCCCTTAATAAAGAAATATAATTCATGAGAATCTATATATTAGACACAAACCACACAACATTCACATTAGATCTTTATTTTGCTGCCTGTAAAATTGAGATTTATTTTGGTGCGAAAATGTCTAGGGATAGAAAAATCACTTAGAagcatacatttcaaaatgagaaAGAGGAAAGAATAATGCTTCATTTTTTAATGTCTAAAAGGCTGAAATCTGATATATATCATGATATGCATATATCTACACTCcgaagtcgggggggggggggagggtatgtCTTCCCTAGATCTGTTGGGAAACAATGGAAAGAATATTATTGTCTGGCTTCCAGTAGCTTTGAGGAATGATTGTCTCATTTcctcaagaaggaaggaaggaagaagatgtTTATGTCTCCCCATTCCTGTTCACCTtcggtatccactgaggtttggttccaggatcccccatggatacccaaaatggtggatgctcaagtcccattatatacaattatgTAGTAAGATGACACCACTTATTTAAAATAGTGAACATCTCAAATGAGGTGATGGAGAGAGGCTGAGGATCTGTTAAGTGACAAGAGGTTACAGCAGGATATGCCTACACACCAGTTTGGAATGTTTCCCcacaatattttcaaaccatggctggttgaatccatagatacagagacCCAACTGCTCTATGTAATGGTTGCATGGTGAATATACTCTCAGCAGCATCAACTCTAAAGCACCGGATCTTATGCATTGAGACTATATACATGTTGCAGTGTATGGGAAGACCATGTCATACACTGTAAAGCCAACCCTGCAAGATAGGAACTGCTACCATCTTTGCAACGCCTACTTCGTCTGGGTCAGGGAAACACAGAATTGAACAGGACACCCTGACCTGAGCTTCAAGATCCAAGGACTCAAAGCAATACTTTCTATACCTTTAAGTAGGAAAAATCTTAAATGTTGACAGTAGCTAAAAGGCAAGGGCTAGATTCAGTACTAGGGGTTATCTCCACAAAATGCCAAACTGAGGAGATGAGTTTATTAACAACGTTTGGAGAAAAGGAGTTACAAATGGAATAATTCCATGGTAAATATAGTACAGCACGGCAAAATAACAAAAGTACTGTTATACTTTAGTTAACAAAGTAGACACGTTTCTGGGATTTACTTTTTGGTACCAGAGGTAAAAATCTTATGAAAAGATTTGAAGGCACCCGattttgtctgatcttggaaggtaagcaagagccagctctggttagtacgtTGATGAGAGACCGCTAATGAATACctggtgctgtaggctacatttcagagataAAACTACGTTTTGGGTattatttgcctaagaaaattctgtgataTTCCTAGGATAGCCATAAAGTGAcagctgacttgatggcacatatacacacaggttATTGCACAACAAAAAAAACACAGTTCTACATATTTCAGTAAGCTGAAAATATTTTTGAGTGCAACTCCTATTAGCTCTGGCAGGATTAGCTAATGCTAAGAGATGATGGTAACTAGAGTCAACAAGGCATTCTCTATCCTTGTGTTGAGACTGTATTACTGCCATACTAATTCTttccaatttctttttctttttcagcaaATGATTTTGCCCAACCCAGTTGTCCCTATTCCACTTAGACCTCCAGATCCTTTTGTGTCACTTCGTGGTTGAAGTTGAATGGCTGTAAAATACCTGCAAAGACTGTTCTGTGGTTTGTCTCTTGTCCTTGTTATTTTATTGACATGGTATATGGCATTTCCTTCCCACACTGTGATGAAACACAATGACTGGATGTATTTCTATGACAGTGAGCCTGTCTACAAGCAGAATTTTTCCTTCATATTACGTGAGCGAGTAACATGTGAAGCCCGCAGTCCGTTTCTGGTAATCTTGGTGATTTCAAGACCTACAGATGTGAAAGCGAGGCAAGCTATAAGGATAACATGGGGCTCCCAAAAATCCTGGTGGGGGAAAGAAGTTATGGTGCTCTTTTTACTGGGCAAAGAGACAGAGAAGGAGGATATCGAAGCTTTGTCCACACGAGACGAAAGCATTCTTTACGGAGACATCATCCAGCAAGATTTCCTTGACACCTATGACAACCTTACCTTGAAAACTATCATGATGTTCAGATGGGTCACTGAATTTTGTCCAAGTGCTCAGTATATGATGAAGACAGATTCTGATGTTTTCGTCAACACAGGCAATTTAGTCAAGTTTCTTCTAAATTCAAATGCCTCAGAAAACTTCATGACTGGCTACCCTCTGGTGGGATCCTATCCTCACCGAGGACTTTATTTGAAAGCTTATATTTCTTATTCTGACTATCCATTTAGTGTTTATCCCCCATATTGCAGTGGATTTGGTTATATACTTGACACCAAACTAGTTCACAAGGTTTATGAAATAATGAGCCATATTAAACCTATTAGGTTCGAAGATGTCTATGTTGGAATTTGTTTAAATATACTCGGGGTGGGTATCTCTATTCCAAATGACTCCAAACTCTTCTTTTTGTCCACAATTGAGTTTGATATTTGTAAGTACAAGCACTTGGTCGCTGTACACGGGATTTCTCCACAGGACATGGTTGCATTCTGGGAGGAAATAACGAAGAAAGCCACAGTTCCTTGCCAGTAACTCAATTTTGTTTTCAACATTTTAACATTTGAAGTCTGGGTCTTTTTCTTTAGACCAGGGTGAGGTGGAACTGTTGGGCTGCTAGGTGGTCTTCCAGACTCTCTATGTTATACTATAGAGATATGTGAGTTTAGGAGAACAATTGCAAGAAAGGCTACTGTGACCCTCTCCTTAGATATCCAACCAGAATGGACATTCACATTAGAGTTAGCCATTCTGGATGCCATGTTGGGCTTCCAATATGGCCAACTCTAACTTTGAAACTCAGTCCTTCTATAAATCCTTTTGCACTTTGATTATATGTATATTGCTACCCAGTTTTTGTCAACCACCCATCTATGCCGTCTTCCAGGATTTTCCATTCTGGTTGtcccc is a window from the Anolis carolinensis isolate JA03-04 chromosome 3, rAnoCar3.1.pri, whole genome shotgun sequence genome containing:
- the b3galnt1 gene encoding UDP-GalNAc:beta-1,3-N-acetylgalactosaminyltransferase 1, whose protein sequence is MAVKYLQRLFCGLSLVLVILLTWYMAFPSHTVMKHNDWMYFYDSEPVYKQNFSFILRERVTCEARSPFLVILVISRPTDVKARQAIRITWGSQKSWWGKEVMVLFLLGKETEKEDIEALSTRDESILYGDIIQQDFLDTYDNLTLKTIMMFRWVTEFCPSAQYMMKTDSDVFVNTGNLVKFLLNSNASENFMTGYPLVGSYPHRGLYLKAYISYSDYPFSVYPPYCSGFGYILDTKLVHKVYEIMSHIKPIRFEDVYVGICLNILGVGISIPNDSKLFFLSTIEFDICKYKHLVAVHGISPQDMVAFWEEITKKATVPCQ